In Stegostoma tigrinum isolate sSteTig4 chromosome 7, sSteTig4.hap1, whole genome shotgun sequence, one genomic interval encodes:
- the LOC125454133 gene encoding gamma-crystallin S-1-like, whose amino-acid sequence MGKIIFYEDRNFQGRHYECSSDCADLSPYFSRCNSIRVESDWWVLYEKPNYMGYQYVLTRGEYPDYQRWMGFNDCVRSCRSYPQYRGGSYRMKIYERPDFGGQMMEFTDDCPSVYDRFRYRDIHSCHVMDGYWIFYEHPSYRGRQYFLRPGEYRRYTDWGATCSTIGSFRRMRDF is encoded by the exons ATGGGAAAG ATCATCTTTTACGAGGACAGGAACTTCCAGGGTCGGCACTATGAGTGCAGCAGTGACTGTGCCGACCTGTCCCCTTACTTCAGCCGCTGTAACTCCATCCGTGTTGAGAGTGACTGGTGGGTGCTGTATGAGAAACCCAACTACATGGGATACCAGTATGTTCTGACCAGGGGAGAATATCCTGACTACCAGCGCTGGATGGGATTCAATGACTGTGTCAGGTCATGCCGCTCCTATCCACAG TACCGAGGAGGCTCCTACAGAATGAAGATTTACGAGAGGCCTGACTTTGGaggacagatgatggaattcacAGATGACTGTCCATCTGTCTACGATCGTTTCCGCTACCGTGACATCCACTCCTGCCACGTGATGGACGGTTACTGGATCTTTTACGAACATCCCAGCTACAGAGGGCGGCAGTACTTCCTGAGACCCGGTGAATACAGGAGATACACTGACTGGGGAGCGACCTGTTCAACTATTGGATCATTCAGGCGCATGAGAGATTTCTAA